A stretch of Equus caballus isolate H_3958 breed thoroughbred chromosome 11, TB-T2T, whole genome shotgun sequence DNA encodes these proteins:
- the LOC138916250 gene encoding keratin-associated protein 4-8-like, translating to MANSCCGSVCSDQSCGQGICQETCCQPSCCQTTCCRTTCCRTTCCRPPRCCVSSCCRPQCCQSVCCQPTCCQPPCCRTTCCHPSCYVSSCCRPSCCQTTCYRTTCCRPSCFGRSYC from the coding sequence ATGGCCAACTCTTGTTGTGGCTCTGTTTGCTCTGATCAGAGCTGTGGCCAAGGCATCTGCCAAGAGACCTGTTGCCAACCCAGTTGCTGCCAGACCACCTGCTGTAGGACCACCTGCTGTAGGACCACCTGTTGTCGCCCCCCCAGGTGCTGTGTGTCCAGCTGCTGCAGGCCCCAGTGCTGCCAATCTGTGTGCTGCCAGCCCACCTGCTGCCAGCCCCCTTGCTGCAGGACCACCTGTTGCCACCCAAGCTGCTATGTGTCGAGCTGTTGCCGTCCCTCCTGCTGCCAGACCACCTGCTATAGAACAACCTGCTGTCGTCCCAGCTGCTTCGGCCGTTCTTACTGCTGA